The Budorcas taxicolor isolate Tak-1 chromosome 5, Takin1.1, whole genome shotgun sequence genome includes a window with the following:
- the ZNF740 gene encoding zinc finger protein 740 isoform X6 — MAQASLLACEGLAGVSLVPTAASKKMMLSQIASKQAENGERAGSPDVLRCSSQGHRKDSDKSRSRKDDDSLAEASHSKKTVKKVVVVEQNGSFQVKIPKNFVCEHCFGAFRSSYHLKRHILIHTGEKPFECDICDMRFIQKYHLERHKRVHSGEKPYQCERCHQDRCT; from the exons ATGGCTCAG GCAAGTCTCCTGGCTTGTGAAGGCCTAGCAGGTGTGAGTTTGGTTCCCACTGCAGCCAGCAAGAAGATGATGCTGAGCCAGATTGCCAGCAAGCAGGCCGAGAATGGAGAGCGGGCAGGTAGCCCTGATGTGCTGAGGTGCTCGAGTCAG GGCCACCGAAAAGACAGTGATAAATCCCGGAGCCGCAAAGACGATGACAGCTTGGCTGAGGCCTCTCATTCAAAAAAGACTGTTAAAAAG gtggtggtagtggaacaaaatggtTCTTTTCAAGTAAAGATTCccaaaaattttgtttgtgaACACTGCTTTGGAGCCTTTAGGAGCAGTTATCACCTCAAGAGGCACATCCTTATTCATACTG GTGAGAAGCCATTTGAGTGTGACATATGTGATATGCGTTTCATCCAGAAGTACCACCTGGAGCGTCACAAGCGTGTACACAGTGGGGAAAAGCCCTACCAGTGTGAACGGTGTCACCAG GACAGGTGCActtag
- the ZNF740 gene encoding zinc finger protein 740 isoform X1 has protein sequence MAQASLLACEGLAGVSLVPTAASKKMMLSQIASKQAENGERAGSPDVLRCSSQGHRKDSDKSRSRKDDDSLAEASHSKKTVKKVVVVEQNGSFQVKIPKNFVCEHCFGAFRSSYHLKRHILIHTGEKPFECDICDMRFIQKYHLERHKRVHSGEKPYQCERCHQAQGPRVVGVIRRIHRRVHPLWSDGPTAAPSVSVSLLEEWTQETGRVHQGTAGPRASAL, from the exons ATGGCTCAG GCAAGTCTCCTGGCTTGTGAAGGCCTAGCAGGTGTGAGTTTGGTTCCCACTGCAGCCAGCAAGAAGATGATGCTGAGCCAGATTGCCAGCAAGCAGGCCGAGAATGGAGAGCGGGCAGGTAGCCCTGATGTGCTGAGGTGCTCGAGTCAG GGCCACCGAAAAGACAGTGATAAATCCCGGAGCCGCAAAGACGATGACAGCTTGGCTGAGGCCTCTCATTCAAAAAAGACTGTTAAAAAG gtggtggtagtggaacaaaatggtTCTTTTCAAGTAAAGATTCccaaaaattttgtttgtgaACACTGCTTTGGAGCCTTTAGGAGCAGTTATCACCTCAAGAGGCACATCCTTATTCATACTG GTGAGAAGCCATTTGAGTGTGACATATGTGATATGCGTTTCATCCAGAAGTACCACCTGGAGCGTCACAAGCGTGTACACAGTGGGGAAAAGCCCTACCAGTGTGAACGGTGTCACCAG GCGCAGGGGCCCCGGGTGGTGGGAGTGATCAGAAGAATCCACCGAAGAGTGCACCCCCTCTGGTCGGATGGTCCCACCGCCGCCCCGTCTGTATCTGTCTCCCTCCTGGAGGAGTGGACCCAGGAGACCGGAAGAGTGCATCAGGGGACGGCAGGCCCCAGAGCTTCAGCTCTGTAA
- the ZNF740 gene encoding zinc finger protein 740 isoform X5, giving the protein MAQASLLACEGLAGVSLVPTAASKKMMLSQIASKQAENGERAGSPDVLRCSSQGHRKDSDKSRSRKDDDSLAEASHSKKTVKKVVVVEQNGSFQVKIPKNFVCEHCFGAFRSSYHLKRHILIHTGEKPFECDICDMRFIQKYHLERHKRVHSGEKPYQCERCHQDQNETRTREEK; this is encoded by the exons ATGGCTCAG GCAAGTCTCCTGGCTTGTGAAGGCCTAGCAGGTGTGAGTTTGGTTCCCACTGCAGCCAGCAAGAAGATGATGCTGAGCCAGATTGCCAGCAAGCAGGCCGAGAATGGAGAGCGGGCAGGTAGCCCTGATGTGCTGAGGTGCTCGAGTCAG GGCCACCGAAAAGACAGTGATAAATCCCGGAGCCGCAAAGACGATGACAGCTTGGCTGAGGCCTCTCATTCAAAAAAGACTGTTAAAAAG gtggtggtagtggaacaaaatggtTCTTTTCAAGTAAAGATTCccaaaaattttgtttgtgaACACTGCTTTGGAGCCTTTAGGAGCAGTTATCACCTCAAGAGGCACATCCTTATTCATACTG GTGAGAAGCCATTTGAGTGTGACATATGTGATATGCGTTTCATCCAGAAGTACCACCTGGAGCGTCACAAGCGTGTACACAGTGGGGAAAAGCCCTACCAGTGTGAACGGTGTCACCAG GACCAAAACGAGACAAGAACAAGAGAGGAGAAGTGA
- the ZNF740 gene encoding zinc finger protein 740 isoform X2: MKEASLLACEGLAGVSLVPTAASKKMMLSQIASKQAENGERAGSPDVLRCSSQGHRKDSDKSRSRKDDDSLAEASHSKKTVKKVVVVEQNGSFQVKIPKNFVCEHCFGAFRSSYHLKRHILIHTGEKPFECDICDMRFIQKYHLERHKRVHSGEKPYQCERCHQAQGPRVVGVIRRIHRRVHPLWSDGPTAAPSVSVSLLEEWTQETGRVHQGTAGPRASAL, translated from the exons ATGAAGGAG GCAAGTCTCCTGGCTTGTGAAGGCCTAGCAGGTGTGAGTTTGGTTCCCACTGCAGCCAGCAAGAAGATGATGCTGAGCCAGATTGCCAGCAAGCAGGCCGAGAATGGAGAGCGGGCAGGTAGCCCTGATGTGCTGAGGTGCTCGAGTCAG GGCCACCGAAAAGACAGTGATAAATCCCGGAGCCGCAAAGACGATGACAGCTTGGCTGAGGCCTCTCATTCAAAAAAGACTGTTAAAAAG gtggtggtagtggaacaaaatggtTCTTTTCAAGTAAAGATTCccaaaaattttgtttgtgaACACTGCTTTGGAGCCTTTAGGAGCAGTTATCACCTCAAGAGGCACATCCTTATTCATACTG GTGAGAAGCCATTTGAGTGTGACATATGTGATATGCGTTTCATCCAGAAGTACCACCTGGAGCGTCACAAGCGTGTACACAGTGGGGAAAAGCCCTACCAGTGTGAACGGTGTCACCAG GCGCAGGGGCCCCGGGTGGTGGGAGTGATCAGAAGAATCCACCGAAGAGTGCACCCCCTCTGGTCGGATGGTCCCACCGCCGCCCCGTCTGTATCTGTCTCCCTCCTGGAGGAGTGGACCCAGGAGACCGGAAGAGTGCATCAGGGGACGGCAGGCCCCAGAGCTTCAGCTCTGTAA
- the ZNF740 gene encoding zinc finger protein 740 isoform X3: MAQASLLACEGLAGVSLVPTAASKKMMLSQIASKQAENGERAGSPDVLRCSSQGHRKDSDKSRSRKDDDSLAEASHSKKTVKKVVVVEQNGSFQVKIPKNFVCEHCFGAFRSSYHLKRHILIHTGEKPFECDICDMRFIQKYHLERHKRVHSGEKPYQCERCHQCFSRTDRLLRHKRMCQGCQSKTSDGQFSL; the protein is encoded by the exons ATGGCTCAG GCAAGTCTCCTGGCTTGTGAAGGCCTAGCAGGTGTGAGTTTGGTTCCCACTGCAGCCAGCAAGAAGATGATGCTGAGCCAGATTGCCAGCAAGCAGGCCGAGAATGGAGAGCGGGCAGGTAGCCCTGATGTGCTGAGGTGCTCGAGTCAG GGCCACCGAAAAGACAGTGATAAATCCCGGAGCCGCAAAGACGATGACAGCTTGGCTGAGGCCTCTCATTCAAAAAAGACTGTTAAAAAG gtggtggtagtggaacaaaatggtTCTTTTCAAGTAAAGATTCccaaaaattttgtttgtgaACACTGCTTTGGAGCCTTTAGGAGCAGTTATCACCTCAAGAGGCACATCCTTATTCATACTG GTGAGAAGCCATTTGAGTGTGACATATGTGATATGCGTTTCATCCAGAAGTACCACCTGGAGCGTCACAAGCGTGTACACAGTGGGGAAAAGCCCTACCAGTGTGAACGGTGTCACCAG TGTTTTTCTCGGACAGATCGATTACTCAGACACAAACGGATGTGCCAAGGGTGCCAGTCCAAGACTTCCGACGGGCAGTTTTCTCTCTAG
- the ZNF740 gene encoding zinc finger protein 740 isoform X4, translated as MAQASLLACEGLAGVSLVPTAASKKMMLSQIASKQAENGERAGSPDVLRCSSQGHRKDSDKSRSRKDDDSLAEASHSKKTVKKVVVVEQNGSFQVKIPKNFVCEHCFGAFRSSYHLKRHILIHTGEKPFECDICDMRFIQKYHLERHKRVHSGEKPYQCERCHQEEERKIPALGERSISDVL; from the exons ATGGCTCAG GCAAGTCTCCTGGCTTGTGAAGGCCTAGCAGGTGTGAGTTTGGTTCCCACTGCAGCCAGCAAGAAGATGATGCTGAGCCAGATTGCCAGCAAGCAGGCCGAGAATGGAGAGCGGGCAGGTAGCCCTGATGTGCTGAGGTGCTCGAGTCAG GGCCACCGAAAAGACAGTGATAAATCCCGGAGCCGCAAAGACGATGACAGCTTGGCTGAGGCCTCTCATTCAAAAAAGACTGTTAAAAAG gtggtggtagtggaacaaaatggtTCTTTTCAAGTAAAGATTCccaaaaattttgtttgtgaACACTGCTTTGGAGCCTTTAGGAGCAGTTATCACCTCAAGAGGCACATCCTTATTCATACTG GTGAGAAGCCATTTGAGTGTGACATATGTGATATGCGTTTCATCCAGAAGTACCACCTGGAGCGTCACAAGCGTGTACACAGTGGGGAAAAGCCCTACCAGTGTGAACGGTGTCACCAG gaggaagagagaaaaattccTGCCCTGGGGGAGCGGTCAATATCTGATGTATTGTGA
- the ZNF740 gene encoding zinc finger protein 740 isoform X7 — translation MTAWLRPLIQKRLLKRQVVVVEQNGSFQVKIPKNFVCEHCFGAFRSSYHLKRHILIHTGEKPFECDICDMRFIQKYHLERHKRVHSGEKPYQCERCHQAQGPRVVGVIRRIHRRVHPLWSDGPTAAPSVSVSLLEEWTQETGRVHQGTAGPRASAL, via the exons ATGACAGCTTGGCTGAGGCCTCTCATTCAAAAAAGACTGTTAAAAAGGCAG gtggtggtagtggaacaaaatggtTCTTTTCAAGTAAAGATTCccaaaaattttgtttgtgaACACTGCTTTGGAGCCTTTAGGAGCAGTTATCACCTCAAGAGGCACATCCTTATTCATACTG GTGAGAAGCCATTTGAGTGTGACATATGTGATATGCGTTTCATCCAGAAGTACCACCTGGAGCGTCACAAGCGTGTACACAGTGGGGAAAAGCCCTACCAGTGTGAACGGTGTCACCAG GCGCAGGGGCCCCGGGTGGTGGGAGTGATCAGAAGAATCCACCGAAGAGTGCACCCCCTCTGGTCGGATGGTCCCACCGCCGCCCCGTCTGTATCTGTCTCCCTCCTGGAGGAGTGGACCCAGGAGACCGGAAGAGTGCATCAGGGGACGGCAGGCCCCAGAGCTTCAGCTCTGTAA